From one Streptomyces sp. NBC_01478 genomic stretch:
- a CDS encoding class I adenylate-forming enzyme family protein, translating into MKGSTAYRSIQQRGLHIGLLPETAAAVNPSTPITLDHDLDVLPEAGRRLTVSQYAGHVEDLAARLWAGGVRPGEHVVIYKRANADHWMLACAVSRIGAVVVNLSPALDAATVGVLLGRLGRPTLLTDGPTLDRLAGVELAGLTRRVVTSAGDRPGTVSLTALAGAPRVRPVLRGLDEAAVITHTSGTTGIPKLVVHTPRTQAVRLVPQWRLLALMRRRETVAIHVPFVHSRMVAAMSLALLKQYPVLLLRESDPAVVAEHLLAHRPAFVEALPNSLMEWEQLTRDPRMPFASVKVFSSTFDAIHPSTMSRLLKSSARRGALFFQIYGQSEVGPAVGRAYLRPFAHKANGRCVGWPMPRGAARIRVVGQGGKRPSERHPGRIEVAWPGLAQTYHGEQERYDSNRRGEWWGTGDVGYVTRLGCLHLLDREVDMIPGVRSSLQIEDVVLGALEELSELVVVQGPAGEAVPVVCTHDDTPLDAERWRTAAAAFPQLADPVQIPQAELPRTATLKVQRLELARRFTRPPGQSPAHRPGPAGPAPRPTDDPKG; encoded by the coding sequence ATGAAGGGCTCCACCGCCTACCGATCGATCCAACAACGCGGCCTGCACATCGGCCTCCTGCCCGAGACGGCCGCGGCCGTGAACCCCTCGACGCCGATCACCCTGGACCACGACCTGGACGTCCTGCCCGAGGCGGGACGCCGGCTGACGGTGAGCCAGTACGCCGGGCACGTCGAGGACCTGGCCGCCCGCCTGTGGGCGGGCGGGGTACGGCCCGGCGAACACGTCGTGATCTACAAGAGGGCCAACGCCGACCACTGGATGCTGGCCTGTGCCGTCTCCCGGATCGGCGCGGTCGTGGTGAACCTCTCGCCGGCCCTGGACGCGGCGACCGTGGGCGTCCTGCTGGGCCGCCTGGGCCGCCCGACGCTGCTCACCGACGGCCCCACCCTGGACCGCCTGGCCGGGGTGGAGCTCGCCGGCCTCACCCGCCGGGTGGTCACCTCCGCCGGCGACCGCCCCGGCACCGTCTCCCTCACCGCACTGGCGGGCGCGCCGCGCGTGCGGCCGGTGCTGCGGGGGCTGGACGAGGCCGCCGTCATCACCCACACCTCCGGCACCACCGGCATCCCCAAGCTCGTCGTCCACACCCCCCGCACCCAGGCCGTCCGGCTGGTGCCGCAGTGGCGGCTGCTGGCACTGATGCGCCGCCGGGAGACCGTCGCCATCCACGTGCCCTTCGTCCACTCCCGGATGGTCGCGGCGATGTCGCTGGCGCTGCTGAAGCAGTACCCGGTGCTGCTGCTGCGCGAGAGTGACCCCGCCGTCGTCGCCGAGCACCTCCTGGCCCACCGCCCGGCCTTCGTCGAGGCCCTGCCCAACTCCCTGATGGAATGGGAACAGCTCACCCGCGACCCCAGGATGCCGTTCGCGTCGGTGAAGGTCTTCTCCAGCACCTTCGACGCCATCCACCCCTCCACCATGAGCCGGCTGCTGAAGTCCTCGGCCCGCCGCGGCGCCCTGTTCTTCCAGATCTACGGCCAGAGCGAGGTCGGGCCGGCCGTCGGCCGCGCCTATCTGCGCCCCTTCGCCCACAAGGCCAACGGCCGCTGCGTGGGCTGGCCCATGCCCCGGGGCGCGGCCCGGATCCGCGTCGTGGGCCAGGGCGGGAAACGCCCCAGCGAACGCCACCCCGGCCGTATCGAGGTCGCCTGGCCGGGACTTGCCCAGACCTACCACGGCGAGCAGGAGCGCTACGACAGCAACCGCAGGGGCGAGTGGTGGGGGACCGGCGACGTCGGCTACGTCACCCGCCTGGGCTGCCTGCACCTGCTGGACCGGGAGGTCGACATGATCCCCGGGGTGCGCAGCTCCCTGCAGATCGAGGACGTCGTCCTGGGCGCGCTGGAGGAGCTGAGCGAACTGGTCGTGGTCCAGGGCCCCGCCGGAGAGGCGGTCCCGGTGGTCTGCACCCACGACGACACCCCCCTGGACGCGGAGCGCTGGCGCACGGCCGCCGCGGCCTTCCCCCAGCTCGCCGACCCCGTCCAGATCCCGCAGGCCGAACTGCCCAGGACCGCCACCCTCAAGGTGCAGCGCCTGGAACTGGCCCGCCGCTTCACCCGCCCGCCCGGGCAGAGCCCCGCGCACCGTCCCGGGCCGGCCGGCCCGGCACCCCGCCCCACCGACGACCCGAAAGGCTGA
- a CDS encoding DegT/DnrJ/EryC1/StrS family aminotransferase, with translation MDAIPLVHASLGERELAAVAEVFASGWPAGQGPRGKELEARLAAEYAVGDAVAVSNCGAALHLAMLALGVGPGDEVIVADYGFPAPAQAARYVGATPVFADVRPDTYTVDPRAVADLVTARTAGIVAVDTVGLPADYTELQEIADRHGLFLVEDAACAVGATYQGRRAGALAEVGCLSFHGRKGASSGEGGALLAADPKIGADARLRSSFGIGSIFDMGNVVGLPIPVFTEIGYNFKLSDIAAAILQVQLGRIGELLDRRAAVAAQYGELLAGEELLALPHVPADRTHAWQTYMVTLDGRVDRGAVATALRGQGIGCGHGTFAGHIQPVFRAEQRCPVSLDLATRQLAIPMHAELTEDQVTRVARALRTAVRAHTGTGTARHAA, from the coding sequence ATGGACGCGATTCCCCTGGTGCACGCGAGCCTGGGCGAGCGGGAACTGGCCGCCGTCGCCGAGGTGTTCGCCTCCGGCTGGCCGGCCGGGCAGGGACCCAGGGGCAAGGAGCTGGAGGCACGGCTGGCGGCGGAGTACGCCGTCGGTGACGCGGTCGCGGTGAGCAACTGCGGCGCCGCCCTGCACCTGGCCATGCTCGCCCTGGGGGTGGGGCCCGGTGACGAGGTCATCGTCGCCGACTACGGCTTCCCCGCCCCCGCCCAGGCCGCCCGCTACGTCGGCGCCACCCCCGTCTTCGCCGACGTGCGCCCCGACACCTACACCGTCGACCCGCGGGCGGTGGCCGACCTGGTGACCGCCCGCACCGCCGGGATCGTCGCGGTCGACACGGTGGGCCTGCCCGCCGACTACACCGAGCTGCAGGAGATCGCCGACCGCCACGGCCTGTTCCTGGTCGAGGACGCCGCCTGCGCCGTCGGCGCCACCTACCAGGGGCGCAGGGCGGGCGCGCTGGCGGAGGTGGGCTGCCTGTCCTTCCACGGCCGCAAGGGCGCCAGCAGCGGCGAGGGCGGCGCCCTGCTCGCCGCCGATCCGAAGATCGGGGCGGACGCGCGGCTGCGCTCGTCCTTCGGCATCGGCAGCATCTTCGACATGGGCAACGTCGTGGGCCTGCCGATCCCGGTGTTCACCGAGATCGGCTACAACTTCAAGCTGTCCGACATCGCCGCCGCGATCCTCCAGGTGCAGCTGGGCCGGATCGGCGAGCTCCTGGACCGCCGCGCCGCGGTCGCCGCGCAGTACGGCGAACTCCTGGCCGGCGAGGAGCTGCTGGCGCTGCCGCACGTGCCCGCCGACCGCACCCACGCCTGGCAGACCTACATGGTCACCCTGGACGGGCGGGTGGACCGGGGGGCGGTGGCCACCGCGCTGCGCGGCCAGGGCATCGGCTGCGGGCACGGCACGTTCGCCGGCCACATCCAGCCCGTGTTCCGGGCGGAGCAGCGCTGCCCCGTCTCCCTGGACCTGGCCACCCGCCAGCTCGCGATCCCCATGCACGCCGAGCTGACCGAGGACCAGGTCACCCGCGTCGCCCGCGCCCTGCGCACCGCGGTCCGCGCCCACACCGGCACCGGCACCGCCCGTCACGCCGCCTGA